From one Culex quinquefasciatus strain JHB chromosome 3, VPISU_Cqui_1.0_pri_paternal, whole genome shotgun sequence genomic stretch:
- the LOC6042062 gene encoding cuticle protein 65, whose translation MFKLVVLSTILAVVAARPGYFDFHHGPAFAYHAAPALIAKPEVYYQKSIIEEPTVAHVGSVVKHIPTAVSHQSSTIVHNSAKLVQPIYAPAVKHTLVSTPIVKTSYHAVPAVAYAPSLHFGHHY comes from the exons atgttcaaattg GTGGTGTTGTCAACGATCCTCGCCGTGGTCGCCGCTCGTCCCGGATACTTCGACTTCCACCATGGTCCGGCCTTTGCCTACCACGCGGCGCCGGCTTTGATCGCCAAGCCGGAAGTATACTACCAGAAGAGCATCATCGAGGAACCAACGGTGGCCCACGTGGGCTCCGTCGTCAAGCACATCCCGACTGCCGTTTCCCACCAGAGCTCAACCATCGTCCACAACTCGGCCAAGCTGGTCCAGCCGATCTACGCGCCGGCCGTTAAGCACACCCTAGTGTCGACCCCGATCGTCAAGACCTCGTACCATGCCGTCCCAGCCGTGGCGTACGCCCCGTCTCTTCACTTTGGCCATCACTACTAA